The Lachnospiraceae bacterium KM106-2 nucleotide sequence ACAAATGATCCTGCGGAAATTATTATGGATATTGCAGAGTGGACATCTTATTTCTTTGGATATTATGAGTCAAAGAGAGAGGACTTACATCTCACAGATTTGAAAAAAATACACAAAATTAAAAGTAAATATATTAATGAGATTGTATAACTGTTAAAAATTGTAAACTACATCTTGCGTAATGAAATCACTTGTGTTATATTTATGTAACGAATTGTTAATATTTGGTAACTGTTCATTAACATTTTGTTACGTGAGGTGAGGTTTGCATGAAAAAATTAATAAGGGGATTAATAATTATTACAATAATATTGGGGATCATAGGAACGAGCAACATCGTGCAAGCTAAGTCAAAGTATGATTCACGAAAAGAAGTACAAAACTTACAAAATGGGTGGAATTTGGGGCATTCTTTTGATACAGGGGATAGCGAGATTGCCATGAATAACCCTCTTGTAACCGAAGAACAGATTACAGCAATTAAGAATGCAGGATTTAAATGCATTCGTATTCCTATTACATGGGAAGGTCATTTTGATGCTTATCATAAAAGCTATAAGATCAATAAGGCATTTTTAAAACGGTTGGATGATGTGATCTCTATGTGCTTAAAACAAGATCTCTATGTATGTATCAACATGCAGAATGATTCGTGGCGGTGGTTCTGCAGGATGAAAAAGAAAAATGATACTTACTATAAGATGTTTACAAAACTGTGGACACAGATTGCTAAGCACTATAAAGGGTATTCTAATCATTTAGTGTTTGAGGCTATTGATAAGCCATATTTTGAAAAGCTTGGAACGAAGGCACAACAACAGCTTTTAAATGAGGTAAATAAAGCGTTTGTAAAAATAGTTCGGAAATCTGGCGGGAAGAATAAAAATCGGTTGTTAGGGGTAGCAACTTTGAATTCTTCTGTTACAAAGACAGGATGTAAGGCAATATCCTCTAATATAAAAGCAATGAAAGATAAGAGGGTATTTGCGACGGTTCATTATTATGGACCGTGGAAATTCAGTGTGAATGCAGCGGGAGCAACTACATTTACAGCAACTGTTGAAAAACAGGTGAAGAACACAGTAGATATGGTATATAGCAATTTTTATAAGGAGAAGATCCCAGTAGTTTGTACGGAATATGGTCTGCTTGGATATGATAGTTCTTATAATGGGTTAATTCATGGGGAAGTATTGAAATACATAGATTATTTAACGTATTATGCCAGAAAGAAGAAGTTACCAATGATCGTTTGGGATAATGGTAATATCTTCAATCGGAAAGAATTGAAGTTTAATGATGTTGAGTTGGGAGCGCTTATCATCAATAACGGAAAAGTTCGTTCTGCTAGTGCAGATGCGAATGCGATTTATTTAAGAAAAAAAGAAAACTGTAACGACTATTCTTTTTCTCTTAAGTTAAATGGGAATCAATTGCAGATGATCGCAGATGAGACAAAAACATTAATAGAGAATAAGGATTATGAATGTAAGGGAAATCAGGTAATTCTGAAATCTTCCTATCTAAAAAAAATGAATCGGAAAAAGTGTGCGAAAGTTAATACGATCGTGCTATCCTTCGATCAAGGGCAAGCATTGCAAATTCCGATCTATGTTACAGAGCAGCCGGTGCTGGCTTCATCGAAAGGAACAGAAGAGAATGGTATTACCATTCCTATGACATGCAGTACGGAAAAACTGATTAAAATGAGTGCAGTATATGAAAAGAAGAAGACGGTCATAAAGAAAGTTAAGAAAAAGAAAGTAAAGACACAGGTTACGAGGTATGCAGGTCCGTTAACTTATACACCGTATCAAGAGTATGGCTATTCATTCTATCAGAACAAGGATAAAATAGTATTAACAAGCGATTTTCTTACATCACTAAAAGACGAGAAGATCCATCTTGTCTTCTATTTTGAAAGTGGAAATGTTGCAACTTATGACATTATAAAAGAAAAAGAAAAAGTTCAAGAAGTTAACTACGTTGAGCCGGTAGTAACTAAAAAGCCACAACCATCTAGTAAAGCCAAGAGCTCGGAGGCAATGAGCAAAGAGGTAAGAAAGAATAAATCAGAGATCAAACATAATATGATCTTGTCAAAAGGGGAATTGGTTGTGATACTTAGCATTGGATTTTTATTACTTATGGGTGTACTTTATTATCTTTATCATGAGAAAAATCAGACGAAAGAATAATTATTTTCAGGAATCTAGTTGACAAAATTAGTACATATGCATAGAATGAAGATAATAGATAGTGTAATAAAAGCTGTGATTAGAAGAGTAGCTTATGAATATGAGCCAGAGAAAGAGTGTCATCGGGTGGAAGCATTCTTAGATTTGAAGTAAGTGAAGTGCATCTATGAGCTGAATCAGTGAATATTGAAGTAGCTGGTTTCGACTAACGAGCGTTAATCGTTTTGAGATGATACAAATTAAATTTTGTGTAAATTAGAGTGGAACCGCGAATAGATCGCCTCTATGTATGATAATATACATAGAGGTTTTTTTAGTTTATGGGAAAGTTTTAAGTTCACTCCTATAAGCTAAAACGGGGCAAAATTCTTGCTTCATGGCTTTTATAGAAAAGAGGATATTATGGGATTTATTAAATTTGTAAAAGAGGAAATTAATATAATTAGAGACCGTGATCCGGCCATAAAATCAAATATGGAAGTATTTCTATATCCATCTTTTAAGGCGATTATGCGTTATCGAGTGGCTCATTCTTTGTATTTGAGAAAACATTATTTCCTTGCGAGATGGGTTTCACAACGAGCAGTGAGAAAGACTGGGATTGAGATCCATCCTGGCGCTACCATTGGAAAAGGTCTTTTCATTGATCATGGTAATGGTGTTATCATTGGTGAAACGGCAATTCTAGGAGAAAATGTAACTTTATATCAAGGCGTTACTCTTGGGGGAACTGGTAAAGAAAAGGGAAAACGTCATCCTACGATTGGAGATAACTGTATGATCAGTGCTGGTGCAAAAGTGTTAGGTTCCTTTACAGTGGGATCTAATTCTAAGATTGGTGCAGGTAGTGTTGTATTAAGCGAAGTCCCACCAAACTCAACTGTTGTTGGTGTACCAGGACGAGTAGTTAAGAGAGATAATGTTAAGTTACCAACTGCAGATCTAGATCAAGTACATTTACCAGATCCGGTTTTAAATGATTTATCTAGGTTACAGGTAGAAAATAAAGAAATGCAAGAACAGATTAATGATTTAGTCAAGAAAGTGGAACAATTAGAGAAGAGATAATGGAGGTATCGAATGAAGATATATAATACGTTAACAAAATCAAAAGAAGAATTTAAACCAATCGAAGAAGGAAAGGTTCGTATGTACGTATGTGGACCTACAGTATACAACTATATTCACATTGGTAATGCAAGACCGATGATCATATTTGATACAGTTCGTCGTTATTTAGAGTATAAAGGATATGAAGTAAATTACGTTTCTAACTTTACTGATGTCGATGATAAGATCATCAAGAAAGCGAATGAAGAAGGAGTAACTGCAACTGAGATCTCCGAACGTTATATTGAAGAAGTTAAAAAAGATATGAAAGATCTTAACATTAAACCAGCAACAAAGAATCCTAAGGCAACAGAAGAAATTGGTGGAATGATCGATATGATCTCTACTTTGATCGAAAAAGGATATGCTTACGAGAAAAATGGAACGGTATACTTTAAGACACGTTCTTTTGATGGCTATGGCAAGTTAAGTAAGAAGAATCTTGATGATCTTGAAGCGGGTATTCGTATTGCAGTAGCTGAAGAAAAAGAAGATCCAATGGATTTCGTTTTATGGAAGCCTAAGAAAGAAGGAGAACCATCATGGCCTTCACCTTGGAGCGATGGTCGTCCAGGATGGCATATTGAATGTTCTGAAATGAGTAAAAAATATCTTGGCGAACAGATTGATATTCATGCAGGTGGAGAAGATCTGATTTTCCCTCATCACGAAAATGAAATCGCTCAGTCAGAAGCTTGCAATGGAAAAGAATTCGCACATTACTGGATGCACAATGGTTTCTTAAATATCAATAATAAGAAAATGTCCAAGTCAGAAGGTAATTTCTTTACCGTTCGTGAAATTGGTGAGAAATATGATCTGCAAGTACTTCGTTTCTTTATGTTAAGTGCTCATTATAGAAGTCCAATTAACTTCAGTCGTGATCTAATGGATGCAAGTAAAAATGGATTAGAGCGTATTAAGACTGCTGTATCTCATTTACAAGAGTTATTAGCAGTAGCAAATGGTACCGTATCAGAAGAAGAAACAAAAGTATTAGAAGAAATGGAAGCATTAAATGCCAAATTTGATGCAGCAATGGACGATGATTTTAATACAGCAGATGCAATTGCGGCAATCTTTGAAATTGTAAAATTAGCAAATAGTAATGCTAATTCAGAAAGCTCAAAAGAGCTTGTAGAAAAACTATTAGAGAAAATCACAAAGTTATGTGATATACTTGGTGTAGAAACGAAGAAGGAAGAAGAACTTCTTGACGCAGATATTGAACAATTAATCGAAGATCGTCAGACAGCAAGAAAGAATCGTGATTTTGCGAAAGCAGATGAGATTCGTGATCTTTTACTTGCGAAAGGAATTGTCTTAGAAGATACGCGTGAAGGTGTTCGATGGAAAAGAGCATAATAATGGATGAAGTAAAGGCAAACGATAAATTAAATAATTGTGAGATCGTGGAATTCTTAAAGAATTCCATGGATCTTGCGGATGTTGATGTGAAAACGTATTCGCCTCTTGTACTAGCTTATATTGGCGATTGTATTTATGATCTGGTCATTCGTACGATGATCCTTGCAAAAGGAAATGCGCCGGTAAATAAAATACATAAGACGGTAAGTTCTTATGTTAAGGCAAATGCACAGATGAAAATCTTACACATCATTGAAGATGAATTAACGGAAGAAGAAATGGCAGTATATAAACGAGGCCGTAATGCTAAGTCATTTACAAGTGCTAAGAATGCAACAATTGTTGATTATCGTACTGCAACAGGATTTGAAGCATTGCTAGGATATTTATATTTAAAGAATCGAATGGATCGAATTATGGAATTGGTGAATTTCGGATTAACTAAGTTAGAAGTATAGGAGAAAAAATGAGATACGAAGAGTTTACAATTGAAGGAAGAAATGCAGTATTAGAAGCGTTTCGTGCAAAAAGACCGATTGATCGTTTATTTATTTTAGACGGATGCCAAGATGGACCGATCAAGTCTATTTTAAGAGAAGCTAAAAAAGGTGACACGATCATTAATTATGTTGCAAAGGAACGTCTTGATCAAATATCTGAAACAGGAAAACATCAAGGTGTAATCGCTTATGCAGCTGCTTATGAATATGCAGAGATGGAAGATATCTTTAAGTTAGCGGAAGAGAAAGGAGAACCTCCTTTTATCATCCTTTTAGATAATATTGAAGATCCTCATAATCTTGGAGCGATGATCCGTACTGCTAACCAAGCGGGTGCTCATGGTATCATCATTCCTAAAAGAAGAGCGGTAGGTCTTACTGCAACCGTTGCAAAGGTAAGTGCAGGTGCGATTAATTACGTTCCTGTTGTTAAGGTAACAAACCTTGCTAAGACAATTGATGAATTAAAAGAACGTGGTGTTTGGTTCGCTTGTGCAGACATGGACGGAGAAGTAATGTATAAATGTAACTTAACTGGACCAATCGGTCTTGTTATTGGTAGCGAAGGTGAAGGCGTTGGAAGATTAGTAAAAGAAAAATGTGATTACATTGCTAAAATTCCAATGAAGGGAGATATTGATTCTCTTAATGCATCGGTTGCTATGGGTATTCTTTCGTACGAAATCGTTCGTCAGAGAATGCAATAATATTTACTAGTTAAATTGAATTACTAGTTGGGAGTGATGATCATGCATTTCTTGGATTATGGATCTTATTCGGATGAGCAATTGCTACAAATGGCAAAAGAAGATGATCGCCAGGCAGTTGACTGCTTGATGGAGCGATATAAATATCTAGTTCGTCAGAAGGCACACGCTTTATTTTTAATTGGTGGAGAAGAAGATGATTTGATTCAGGAAGGTATGATCGGACTCTATAAGGCATTGCATGACTTTAAGTCTGATCGCAATGCCTCTTTT carries:
- a CDS encoding serine acetyltransferase; protein product: MGFIKFVKEEINIIRDRDPAIKSNMEVFLYPSFKAIMRYRVAHSLYLRKHYFLARWVSQRAVRKTGIEIHPGATIGKGLFIDHGNGVIIGETAILGENVTLYQGVTLGGTGKEKGKRHPTIGDNCMISAGAKVLGSFTVGSNSKIGAGSVVLSEVPPNSTVVGVPGRVVKRDNVKLPTADLDQVHLPDPVLNDLSRLQVENKEMQEQINDLVKKVEQLEKR
- a CDS encoding endoglucanase B precursor; this translates as MGHSFDTGDSEIAMNNPLVTEEQITAIKNAGFKCIRIPITWEGHFDAYHKSYKINKAFLKRLDDVISMCLKQDLYVCINMQNDSWRWFCRMKKKNDTYYKMFTKLWTQIAKHYKGYSNHLVFEAIDKPYFEKLGTKAQQQLLNEVNKAFVKIVRKSGGKNKNRLLGVATLNSSVTKTGCKAISSNIKAMKDKRVFATVHYYGPWKFSVNAAGATTFTATVEKQVKNTVDMVYSNFYKEKIPVVCTEYGLLGYDSSYNGLIHGEVLKYIDYLTYYARKKKLPMIVWDNGNIFNRKELKFNDVELGALIINNGKVRSASADANAIYLRKKENCNDYSFSLKLNGNQLQMIADETKTLIENKDYECKGNQVILKSSYLKKMNRKKCAKVNTIVLSFDQGQALQIPIYVTEQPVLASSKGTEENGITIPMTCSTEKLIKMSAVYEKKKTVIKKVKKKKVKTQVTRYAGPLTYTPYQEYGYSFYQNKDKIVLTSDFLTSLKDEKIHLVFYFESGNVATYDIIKEKEKVQEVNYVEPVVTKKPQPSSKAKSSEAMSKEVRKNKSEIKHNMILSKGELVVILSIGFLLLMGVLYYLYHEKNQTKE
- a CDS encoding cysteinyl-tRNA synthetase yields the protein MKIYNTLTKSKEEFKPIEEGKVRMYVCGPTVYNYIHIGNARPMIIFDTVRRYLEYKGYEVNYVSNFTDVDDKIIKKANEEGVTATEISERYIEEVKKDMKDLNIKPATKNPKATEEIGGMIDMISTLIEKGYAYEKNGTVYFKTRSFDGYGKLSKKNLDDLEAGIRIAVAEEKEDPMDFVLWKPKKEGEPSWPSPWSDGRPGWHIECSEMSKKYLGEQIDIHAGGEDLIFPHHENEIAQSEACNGKEFAHYWMHNGFLNINNKKMSKSEGNFFTVREIGEKYDLQVLRFFMLSAHYRSPINFSRDLMDASKNGLERIKTAVSHLQELLAVANGTVSEEETKVLEEMEALNAKFDAAMDDDFNTADAIAAIFEIVKLANSNANSESSKELVEKLLEKITKLCDILGVETKKEEELLDADIEQLIEDRQTARKNRDFAKADEIRDLLLAKGIVLEDTREGVRWKRA
- a CDS encoding ribonuclease III family protein, whose product is MDEVKANDKLNNCEIVEFLKNSMDLADVDVKTYSPLVLAYIGDCIYDLVIRTMILAKGNAPVNKIHKTVSSYVKANAQMKILHIIEDELTEEEMAVYKRGRNAKSFTSAKNATIVDYRTATGFEALLGYLYLKNRMDRIMELVNFGLTKLEV
- a CDS encoding 23S rRNA (guanosine-2'-O-) -methyltransferase rlmB; this translates as MRYEEFTIEGRNAVLEAFRAKRPIDRLFILDGCQDGPIKSILREAKKGDTIINYVAKERLDQISETGKHQGVIAYAAAYEYAEMEDIFKLAEEKGEPPFIILLDNIEDPHNLGAMIRTANQAGAHGIIIPKRRAVGLTATVAKVSAGAINYVPVVKVTNLAKTIDELKERGVWFACADMDGEVMYKCNLTGPIGLVIGSEGEGVGRLVKEKCDYIAKIPMKGDIDSLNASVAMGILSYEIVRQRMQ